The following DNA comes from Litorilinea aerophila.
ACGTCCGCCGGTACTACGTGGACGAATATTGGCCCTGGTAGCCCCAACCCATCAACGCTCGTGAGGAGGACAACCCATGGACTTTTTCTCGCTGTTGTGGATTTTTCTCATCATTTCATCCCTGCAGCCGGTCATCCGCCAGAAGATCCTGGAATCGAACCGGTTTCGCCTGCTGGCCAGGCTGGAGCAGAAGCGAAAAAGCCGGGTCATCGCCATGATCCACCGGCAGGAGACCCTCAGCCTGCTGGGCTTTCCCCTGGTCCGCTACATCGACATCCACGACTCGGAGGAGATTCTGCGGGCCATCAAGATGACCGACAACGACGTCCCCATCGACCTGATCCTGCACACGCCGGGCGGGCTGGTGCTGGCCGCGGAGCAGATCGCCCGGGCCCTGAAGAAGCACCCGGCCAAGGTGACGGTCTTCGTGCCCCACTACGCCATGTCCGGCGGCACCCTCATTGCCCTGGCTGCGGACGAGGTGGTGATGGACGAAAACGCGGTGCTGGGTCCGGTGGACCCCCAGTTGGGGCAGCAACCGGCAGCCTCCATCGTCAAGGTGCTGGAACAGAAGCCCCTGAGCGAGGTGGAAGATGAGACCATCATCCTGGCCGACGTGGCCCGCAAGGCCCTGGCCCAGGTGAAGGAGACCGTCATGGAGCTGCTGCAGGATCGGATGAGCCCGGAGCAGGCCGAGCAGCTGGCGGTCACCCTGTCCAGCGGCGTCTGGACCCACGACTACCCCATCACCGTGGACGAGGCCCGCAAGCTGGGGCTGCCCATCAGCACCGACATGCCCCAGGACATCTACCAGCTGATGGCCCTCTACCCCCAGAGCGCCCAGCGCCGGCCCTCGGTGGAATACATCCCGGTGCCCCGCTCCCGCCCGGCCGAGTCCAACCGGCGAAGGTGAGGGAGGGAAAACGCTGCGTCCTCCACGATGTATCTCTTGCAGTGGAAGCGCTGATTTTTACGGACATTGACAGCACAAATGCTTCGATGCTACCATTGAAGCACCCTTCTGAACGTTCATCGGCCCGGATGGCTGCCCAGGCAAATTTCACCCCAAAGCCGGTCAGCCATCCGGATGTGAAACGTCGGCAGAACATGACGGCTTTATCCCCAGCATGGACAGGAGGTGCCTATGCAGAAACGGACGCACGCGCGATGGGTGATGCTGGCCTGGGTGGGCATACTGGCCCTGCTTCTTGCAGCCTGCCAGCAGCCGCCGGCCACAGCGACCCCGGCGCCAGAGCAAGCAACCCCCGCAGCCGAGGAACAGGCGGCCCCAGAGGCCACACCTGCCCAGGCAGCAGAAGAGGCCGCGCCCGAACCGGCCACCAGCCGCACCGGCGCCTGGGTAGACCAGGTGATCTTCACCAACGTGGAGCAGGCTGACGCAGCCGTGGCCCAGCTCCAGGCTGGCGACCTGGATATCTACGCCTACACCATCAGTGATCCGGCCCTCTTCGAGCGAGTACAGGGAGACGCCAACCTGGCCTATTCCACCTCGTTCGGCTCCTACACCGAGCTCACCTTTAACCCCGCCGAGTTCAACGACGGGCGGCTGAACCCCTTCAGCAACCCCAAGATCCGGGAAGCCATGAACTGGCTCATCGACCGGGATTACATCGTGCAGGAAATCTACGGCGGCCTGGCGGTGGCCAAATTCCTGCCCATCACGTCGGCTTTCCCGGACTATGCCCGCTACGTGGACAAGGTACGGGAACTGGAAGCCCGCTACGCCTATAATCCAGATCGCGCCAACGAAGTCATCACCACCGAGATGGAGGCCATGGGCGCCGAGCTGGTGGATGGGGTCTGGCAGTACAACGGCGAGCCCCTGAACCTGATCTTTGTCATCCGCACCGAGGATGAGCGCCGCATCATCGGCGACTATGTGGCCAACCAGCTGGAGAGCGTGGGCTTCCAGGTGGATCGCCAGTACAAGAACCGCACCGAGGCCTCGGCCCTCTGGATCCAGACGGACCCCGCGGAGGGGCAGTGGCATATTTACACCGGCGGCTGGATCACCACGGCCGTGGACCGGGATCAGGGCGATAATTTCAGCTTCTTCTACACCCCGCGCGGCCTGGGTGTCTCCCTGTGGCAGGCCTATACGCCCACCGAAGAGTTCGACCAGGTCTCCCTGCGGCTGGAGAACAACGACTTCTCCACCATGGAGGAACGGGCAGAGCTCTTCCGCCGGGCCATGGAGCTGGCGTTGCAGGATTCCGTGCGGGTCTGGATTACCGATGCCACCAGCTTCACCCCCCGCGTTGCGAACCTGAGCGTGGCCTATGACCTGGCCGGCGGCGTGGCGGGCTCCTCCCTGTGGCCCTACACCCTGCGCTTCGAAGGCCAGGAAGGGGGCACCGTCCGCTGGGCCCAGCCAGGTGTCCTGATCGAACC
Coding sequences within:
- a CDS encoding SDH family Clp fold serine proteinase, with the translated sequence MDFFSLLWIFLIISSLQPVIRQKILESNRFRLLARLEQKRKSRVIAMIHRQETLSLLGFPLVRYIDIHDSEEILRAIKMTDNDVPIDLILHTPGGLVLAAEQIARALKKHPAKVTVFVPHYAMSGGTLIALAADEVVMDENAVLGPVDPQLGQQPAASIVKVLEQKPLSEVEDETIILADVARKALAQVKETVMELLQDRMSPEQAEQLAVTLSSGVWTHDYPITVDEARKLGLPISTDMPQDIYQLMALYPQSAQRRPSVEYIPVPRSRPAESNRRR